A genomic window from Longimicrobiaceae bacterium includes:
- a CDS encoding superoxide dismutase family protein, whose protein sequence is MISRILISLPASALLLSGCTAGLTSPATSGQEASPTAFVSAPGAATAERSAAQAEVRLHNPAGEVVGTARLVEDAAGRVHLSVHVEGLAPGLHGMHLHAVGRCDGSTTPAFASAGGHFNPTGAEHGHHNPAGHHAGDLPNLVVNPAGVGRLSTTLEQFAIADLFDADGTALVIHQNEDDLRTNTGPLGPGNSGPRIACGVVSRR, encoded by the coding sequence ATGATCTCCCGCATCCTGATCTCGCTTCCCGCTTCCGCTCTCCTGCTGTCGGGCTGCACCGCCGGACTCACCTCGCCCGCGACTTCCGGGCAGGAGGCCAGCCCGACCGCGTTCGTTTCGGCTCCGGGCGCCGCCACCGCGGAGAGGTCCGCCGCGCAGGCGGAGGTGCGCCTCCACAACCCTGCGGGCGAGGTGGTGGGGACCGCGCGACTGGTGGAGGACGCCGCCGGGCGTGTGCACCTCAGCGTGCACGTGGAGGGCCTCGCCCCCGGCCTGCACGGCATGCACCTGCACGCGGTGGGGCGCTGCGACGGCAGCACCACCCCGGCGTTCGCGTCCGCCGGGGGGCACTTCAACCCGACCGGCGCGGAGCACGGGCACCACAACCCGGCCGGCCACCATGCCGGGGACCTCCCGAACCTGGTCGTCAACCCCGCCGGTGTCGGCCGTCTCAGCACCACGCTCGAGCAGTTCGCGATCGCCGACCTCTTCGACGCGGACGGCACCGCCCTCGTCATCCACCAGAACGAGGACGACCTCCGGACGAACACGGGCCCGCTCGGCCCCGGCAACAGCGGCCCGCGCATCGCCTGCGGCGTCGTCTCCAGGCGGTAG